In Anticarsia gemmatalis isolate Benzon Research Colony breed Stoneville strain chromosome 5, ilAntGemm2 primary, whole genome shotgun sequence, the following are encoded in one genomic region:
- the LOC142973217 gene encoding peroxidase-like, producing MNMIYLLVFFHVCVVYGEFYDSYKGTPIGSEEYYQHVKANTTFWCVSEILPCDPQEWRRLDGSCNNLYQPTSGAPHTPTYRILPPAFEHDGKDFVPRSSKSGKPLPLIRKLRTSLLANARVPDQTLTMLSSHFLVFIASDVSNLHDTVNYVMWTPGCCNPGNRNKDMCAPIEVPADDPVHQFSGIRCFNLTKPMTFQSNGCRKKGTKPERILTATPLVDLSTIYGNLGNPSRSLKGGLLNVEVEDGITWPPSEKTNRGICLLNQRPRETRCHKTPADEMNTLMSINLMSIWFWRYHNYIADRLAEVNPCWNDEKLFYTARDINIAVVNQILYYELLPLMMGYDNLVNAGVISQSYDFGFRDIYDPSFKPEISIEFPIALRWLHTAAETITKMYHPNGTFIKQVRGVDIMLRTGYLAVDNNLEYITQGSFRQPSAKIDDHNIDPDLAERTIGPVQRAQDVASSDLAKDRLLFLQPYTKYLKHCFGKDIKTFEDLKDFFEPEMLEKLSELYDDVEDIDLLAAIWSETSVKGGRVPHTFYCIVTDQLLRYMKSDRHWYERRNRPHAFSIEQLYEVRKSSIASVLCAVGDGVSQIQPHAFRRIGPRNEMTSCKNIPQIDIEAWRDSSCNGSKSH from the exons atgaatatgatttatttattggtgtTTTTTCATGTGTGTGTAGTATATGGGGAATTTTATGATTCGTATAAAGGAACTCCTATTGGCAGTGAAGAATATTATCAACATGTGAAGGCTAATACTACTTT CTGGTGTGTATCTGAAATACTGCCCTGTGATCCTCAAGAATGGAGACGACTGGACGGTTCTTGTAATAACCTGTATCAACCAACAAGCGGAGCTCCCCATACACCTACATACAGAATACTGCCACCTGCTTTTGAACATGACGGAAAAG atttcGTTCCTAGAAGCTCTAAATCGGGTAAACCTTTGCCTCTCATCAGAAAACTAAGAACAAGTCTTTTGGCAAACGCTCGAGTACCTGATCAAACGTTGACTATGTTGAGTTCTCATTTCTTGGTGTTCATAGCATCTGATGTTTCTAACCTTCATGATACTG TAAACTACGTAATGTGGACCCCAGGATGCTGCAATCCTGGAAATCGAAACAAAGACATGTGCGCTCCCATAGAAGTGCCAGCAGATGATCCAGTTCACCAGTTCAGTGGTATCAGGTGCTTTAATCTGACGAAGCCAATGACCTTCCAGTCTAATGGATGCCGGAAGAAAGGGACTAAACCTGAAAGG ATACTTACTGCTACACCTCTAGTAGATTTATCAACAATATACGGTAACCTTGGTAACCCAAGTCGCTCTCTCAAGGGTGGTCTTCTAAACGTTGAAGTAGAAGACGGTATAACATGGCCTCCAAGTGAGAAGACCAATCGTGGCATTTGTCTACTGAATCAAAGACCTCGTGAGACTAGGTGTCATAAAACAC CTGCTGACGAAATGAACACATTAATGTCAATAAATCTAATGTCTATCTGGTTTTGGAGGTATCATAATTACATAGCAGACAGACTAGCCGAAGTGAATCCTTGCTGGAATgatgaaaaactgttttatacaGCAAGAGACATCAATATAGCTGTTGTGAACCAAATACTGTATTATGAATTGTTGCCTTTGATGATGG gTTACGACAATCTAGTAAATGCTGGAGTAATATCCCAATCGTATGATTTCGGCTTCAGAGATATTTACGACCCATCTTTCAAACCGGAGATATCTATTGAATTTCCTATTGCTCTCCGATGGCTACACACTGCAGCAGAAACCATTACCAA AATGTACCATCCTAACGGCACCTTTATCAAACAAGTTCGGGGAGTAGATATCATGTTAAGGACTGGTTACTTAGCTGTGGACAATAATTTAGAGTACATCACCCAAGGCAGCTTCAGACAACCAAGTGCTAAGATTGATGACCACAATATAGATCCTGAC CTAGCAGAAAGAACAATCGGTCCAGTACAAAGAGCCCAAGACGTAGCATCAAGCGACCTTGCTAAGGACAGGCTACTTTTCTTGCAACCATATACcaaatacttaaaacattgttttggaAAAGATATCAAAACATTTGAAGACTTAAAAGACTTCTTTGAACCTGAG ATGCTTGAAAAATTATCGGAACTATACGATGATGTTGAGGACATAGATCTTCTAGCAGCTATATGGTCTGAGACTTCAGTGAAAGGAGGAAGAGTTCCACATACCTTCTATTGTATTGTGACTGATCAGTTGCTGCGGTATATGAAATCGGATAGACATTGGTATGAAAGACGGAATAGACCACATGCTTTTAGTATAG AACAACTATACGAAGTGCGTAAATCGTCGATCGCTAGTGTTCTTTGCGCTGTCGGCGACGGAGTGTCGCAGATACAACCTCACGCATTCAGAAGAATAGGTCCCAG aaaCGAAATGACAAGCTGTAAAAACATACCGCAGATTGACATTGAAGCATGGCGAGATAGCTCCTGCAATGGTTCCAAGTCACATTAG
- the LOC142973400 gene encoding peroxidase-like, translating to MLSIHLRVFLAVCFTPSVFCVVYEYYSGAAASKEKIHYYKQKGIVDVCTIDITQCFSNQYRRIDGSCNNMEMPARSCYLAPLARVLPAVFYNGTNSRRGIDGNELALPRVARVQLLNEGKAANMDFTQAMPSYGIFMYGDVGSGHDTLVFLRNIRHCCEKEGKDDVMCAPNIIPEDDPVHRFSGIRCMNLTRPLTHQNIGCTSDRDPSPVQFATKIFDLSQIYNLENKGDKVLRSHSRGKLKIEVEDSKVWPPTGPGYCPMNQPGETMCFGNYPNSILPINLFAVWFVRNHNFIASLLGEENPCWNDEVLFQVTRDINIAIAMQIYLYEWMSQLQGRENLIRSGIITRHTGFRDVYEKKRYPYVTIEYTYILRWFHTVQESNAKMYDEGGEFIRDISMLDLTLRTGFLAKQNHMTYLTQGQFRQPAAAIDYLVDYDMAENGLPGLQKAVDVATSDLHKGRLLGISPYVDYVFFCTGIEINTFEDLKEFMLEERIEQLRHVYKNVRDIDLLAGAWNEKPMRGGKIPPIVACLLNDNILNAIKGDRHWYERPNRPHAFTFEQLLEIRKASLAMLLCNVGDHVTKIQRHAFLTISDENPLLKCSEIPQIDFSVWEDPQCRSRAKNLP from the exons ATGTTATCTATACATTTAAGAGTTTTCTTAGCTGTTTGCTTTACACCAAGTGTGTTTTGTGTTGTGTATGAGTATTACTCGGGTGCAGCGGCTTCGAAGGAGAAGATACATTATTACAAGCAGAAGGGTATTGTAGA TGTGTGCACCATCGATATCACTCAATGCTTCTCAAACCAGTACCGTCGTATAGACGGATCTTGCAACAACATGGAGATGCCAGCAAGGAGCTGTTACCTAGCTCCTTTGGCTAGAGTATTGCCTGCTGTGTTTTATAATG GTACAAATTCAAGGCGTGGAATAGACGGTAACGAGTTAGCTTTGCCAAGAGTAGCGAGAGTACAGCTGTTGAACGAAGGCAAAGCTGCGAACATGGACTTCACTCAAGCCATGCCGAGCTATGGCATATTTATGTACGGAGATGTTGGGTCTGGACATGACACGC tcGTTTTTCTTCGCAATATAAGGCATTGTTGTGAAAAAGAAGGCAAAGATGACGTCATGTGTGCTCCGAACATCATTCCTGAAGATGACCCTGTACACCGCTTCTCCGGAATCCGTTGTATGAATTTAACGAGGCCATTGACACATCAGAATATTGGATGTACTTCTGATAGGGATCCTTCTCCC GTACAATTCGCAACCAAAATATTTGACCTCTCTCAAATCTATAACTTGGAGAACAAAGGTGACAAGGTACTCAGGAGTCATTCTCGTGGCAAGCTGAAGATTGAGGTAGAAGACAGCAAGGTGTGGCCTCCTACTGGACCTGGTTACTGTCCCATGAACCAACCTGGCGAGACTATGTGCTTTGGAAACT ATCCTAACAGCATTCTACCCATCAATCTGTTCGCCGTCTGGTTTGTAAGGAACCATAACTTCATTGCATCATTGTTGGGAGAAGAGAACCCTTGCTGGAACGATGAAGTGCTGTTCCAAGTAACAAGAGACATCAATATTGCTATCGCTATGCAGATTTATCTGTACGAATGGATGAGTCAACTACAAG GGCGAGAGAACTTGATCAGGTCCGGTATAATAACAAGACATACAGGGTTCAGGGACGTGTACGAGAAGAAAAGATATCCTTACGTTACTATCGAGTATACCTACATTCTACGTTGGTTCCATACTGTACAGGAATCTAATGCCAA AATGTACGACGAAGGTGGTGAGTTCATTAGAGACATCTCCATGTTAGACCTGACATTACGAACTGGATTCCTGGCGAAGCAGAACCACATGACGTATTTGACTCAAGGTCAATTCAGACAGCCGGCTGCTGCTATTGATTACTTAGTTGATTATGAT ATGGCTGAAAATGGTCTGCCCGGTCTTCAAAAGGCAGTAGATGTTGCAACAAGTGATTTACACAAAGGCAGGCTGCTCGGCATTTCTCCTTACGTTGATTACGTGTTCTTTTGTACTGGCATTGAAATCAATACGTTTGAAGATTTGAAAGAATTTATGCTTGAAGAG CGAATTGAACAATTGAGACACGTATACAAGAATGTTAGAGACATTGACTTGTTAGCTGGAGCTTGGAATGAGAAGCCTATGAGAGGTGGTAAAATACCTCCTATTGTAGCCTGCCTGCTCAACGATAACATTCTCAATGCGATCAAGGGCGATAGACATTGGTATGAAAGACCTAATAGGCCCCATGCGTTTACTTTCG aaCAATTACTGGAGATCAGAAAAGCATCTTTGGCGATGTTGTTGTGTAACGTTGGTGATCATGTCACCAAAATTCAACGGCATGCTTTTCTCACTATCAGTGACGA AAATCCTTTGCTGAAGTGTAGCGAGATCCCACAAATCGATTTCTCAGTGTGGGAAGATCCCCAGTGTCGCAGCAGAGCCAAGAATTTACCTTAA
- the LOC142973293 gene encoding uncharacterized protein LOC142973293, protein MAEYLVGEKVPPWDLEAKVLANVYRRTAEARARGTGLELEIIARWRQESRRDILRTWTERLEDPSAGVLTIGAIRPVLSEWTSRGHGTITYCLTQVLSGHGCFGRYLWKVARRKPTAECTHCGAVEDTAAHTLSECAAWTEQRARLVAVVGADLSLPAAVRAMACDASAWRAMSTFSQEVISRKEEAERAREVDPLAAQMRRRRAGRRRLAHDRRIPP, encoded by the exons ATGGCCGAGTACCTC gtcggggaaaaagttccCCCGTGGGATCTGGAAGCCAAAGTCTTGGCGAACGTTTACCGCCGGACAGCGGAGGCCAGGGCCCGGGGGACCGGTCTGGAGCTGGAGATCATTGCACGGTGGAGACAAGAGTCTCGCCGAGATATTCTCCGGACCTGGACCGAGCGGCTGGAAGATCCGAGCGCCGGGGTGTTAACCATCGGCGCCATCCGGCCGGTCCTTTCTGAGTGGACAAGTAGGGGGCACGGTACGATCACTTACTGCCTTACACAGGTCCTTAGCGGTCACGGCTGCTTCGGCCGATACCTGTGGAAGGTGGCACGGAGGAAGCCGACGGCAGAGTGCACTCATTGCGGCGCAGTGGAAGACACGGCAGCGCACACGCTTTCGGAGTGTGCGGCGTGGACTGAACAGAGGGCGCGCCTTGTTGCGGTGGTGGGCGCCGATTTGTCGCTGCCGGCCGCCGTCAGGGCCATGGCGTGCGACGCCTCGGCATGGAGGGCGATGTCGACCTTTAGCCAGGAGGTGATATCGCGGAAGGAGGAGGCCGAAAGGGCGCGCGAGGTTGATCCTCTTGCCGCCCAGATGCGTCGCCGCCGGGCAGGTCGCCGGCGGCTGGCGCACGATCGGCGCATCCCCCCTTAG